gtcctttttcgcgaatgcgcaccgcatcgattatatgcaacgcaggacaggctagataaactagtaatatcatcaaccatgtgtagttaactagtgattatgattgattgattgttttttataagataagtttaatgctatctagcaacttaccttggcttcttacttcattcgcgtaacaggcaggctcctcgtggagtgcaatgtaaagcaggtggttagagcgttggactagttaaccgtaaggttgcaagattgaatccccgagctgacaaggtcaaaatctgtcgttctgcccctgaacaaggcagttaacccaccgttcctaggccgtcattgaaaataagaatgtgttcttaactgacttgcctagttaaataaaggtgtaaaaaaatctgcaaatcggtgtccaaaaatacagattgttatgaaaacttgaaatcggccctaattaatcggccattccaattaatcggtcgacctctacatcatgccctgggttgttctgaacaaaATGAGCATATGTTTGTCTGTTGTGAAGAAAAATCTCAGTGGAACGTGTACTTGAATGCATGCGTGACTCCTTTCTGTGCGCACCAACATTACGATCTGTTTCTTTGAATTAccctgtgaaagcctaacactgtaaaatCCTATTTAATAACTTAGCTTGTCATGGTGGCAATAGAGCAAGCTTTCAATCAATGCCctcctgacccagattgcgatttataatgggACATTTTTGGATTGTGTAagcaacaacagtaattgtgatGGTAGgaatgcagggctgtgttccttACATAACAACTACAAGAGAGCCAAAATAAAGCACCTTAGCACTGTTATTTGTTTCTTAAGTGCATGGAAGTTACGTAGGAACTGCACACTTTGGAGAGATGTGTAGCTGCTTGGAGACAccagtcctctcactcaaacccttgtcatttcttttctcttatgttgcacctacccacattttccaggaatagtctcatcatgttactgaatgtatccagagtattttcagatcaACAAATGCGCCGAAAAATATAGTACATGTAAAATCATCAGTGTAATGTTTGTGGCCTAACAATTTTCCCATattctccaaactgttccctttcaattgctaccatgcttaTATGCTTTTCAtgtttcttctgtaagaaacatttcaatttagccctatccatacagGCCAATTCCCACCAGTGTAAAGGGTTCATCCATTTGGCGTCTGTTATGTGATGAGTTGTGCTTCCTCCACAGGTTCACCCAGAGAATGAGGAGTGGACGTGTTTCGAGCAGACAGCCAGTCTGGACATCAAGTCCTTCTTTGGCTTTGAGAACGCGGCCGAGAAGCTAGCCATGAAGCAGTATGCCAACAGTATTAAAAAGGTGTGTTCATGTGTCAGTACAGTATACATGTCCGTGTGGGGGATGGATGAGGCTATAGGATATACCATCATCATCCAGCATGCTGCTCCCCCATATAGACCCAGTGTTACATGAGCATGCTTGCGCAGTCTATTTCCAGGCCTTCTGTGATCCAGTCTGGCAGGTCTGTGTAAACTGTGTGTTAACCAGGATCTTCTCACATTTGCCCGTTGGGCCAAATATCCTGCTCAGCTTTGTCACACAATGGTGTTTGCTCGTCTGCGGACAGGCGCGTGTCTAAACAAACCTGCAGTATTTGCCCACAGTGTTTGCTCATTACACTAGCTACCTGTACTGTCCTTATGCAGTCACGTGCTCTGTCCTCCAGGGCAAAGAGATCATAGAGTATTACCTGAAGGAGTTGGAGGATGAGGGGGTGACCCACGTCCCCCGCTGGAGCCCCCCTCAGGCCCCCCCACCCACTGCCAGGCTCCAGCTGCCACTCACCAGTGCCCCTGCCAATGCCATCCCTGTGCCCACTGCCAAAGAGACCCCCTCTGCCAGCCCCACAGATCTACCGGCTGGCTCCCCAGATGGTCAGTGTTCCGAGTCAGAATCAACAcaataataaacacacacaatctGAAGGATCTGTCACGGCTGAAGTCCCAATCCCATTCCACTGGCTCTGAAAGCAAACATTCTGGCCTTGCCTTGGGCTGCATTGGGCTGGTAGACTGTGGGTATGCATTGGGGTATGTGTGTGAATTGACTGTGTTTCGGTTGCAGACAAGTTGGATGCAGACTACATCAGGCGTTACCTAGGAGACCTGACGCCGCTGCAGGAGAGCTGTCTTATAAGACTACGCCAGTGGCTGCAGGAGACCCACAAGGGAAAGGTGAGACGTGTATGAacacaccaaacactcaaactctgACTCAAATAACTGCAAACAAGAGCAAAACTTGAATCCAAAGAACATAGATGTAAGTAAAAGTCACATCcgactcacacacaccacaacatctGAATAAACAcaatctcctctccctcccctagaTCCCTAAAGACCAGCACGTGCTGCGTTTCCTGCGGGCCCGGGACTTTAACCTGGAGAAGGCCAGGGAGATCCTGTGTCAGTCGCTCACCTGGAGGAAGCAGCACCAGGTGGACTTCCTGCTGGACTCCTGGGAGAGACCTCAGCTGCTACACGACTACTACACCGGGGGCTGGCACCACCACGACAGAGGTAGGTACCTCTCGGAGCAGGATAGGGTTTTAACGGCAGGGTTGTGTTCAATGGGCACAGACAGaagatgaaaatatattttaaaatgggAAATGAGTTCTTATTGCACAAATTCAGGAAGTACTGCACCACCACAGTTTCACagtgttttcttccgtttggtttCTAGTGAATGTGTCCCTAGCAGGCAACAATTGCCTGCTATGGTGCATTTCTGTTGAACTGTTTTGTGTTGATAAAAACAGCTGGacgtaatgacatcacacctaAAAATAAAAGTTTTTTTGAAAAAACACATTTAATTGATTGAAGTGTTTTCATTATCCATTTTGGCAAATTGTGCATTAATACGCCTGTATGCCCACTCCCACCCACTCCCACCGATccgtttcatgtctcaggtagcttGCAAATGtcagcatggatagaatgcaagaAATGACTAATATTTCTCATGTGCCGATGTATGCCACGGACCGtgccatggtgaaacttgcacTCCTCTAGCTCAGAAGTAGTTGGATGGTGAAACAACCAGAAAAGCAAGGCaaagcaattcaggcattcttgaaatTCAGGACAATACTTGTCCTGCAAAGAACATTATTTGTATAGTTGAACATTTTGATTTAgcaagcagtaggcatttagaatGAAGTGTTGAGTGGAGCTTTATAGTTACATGATCACGTCACGTGACCCGTGTACCGTCAAAATGATTGGGCAATCATTATTTATTCGAAAGCACCGTTTTGTCGCAATAAAGAATGTTGGACAAAATAAAAATCCACCCCTGTCAAACagatacaatgttgttgatctttaGAACGTTTCTCCTACAGCTGCCGTTTCCATTACACTGCCACAAGGTTTTTATATTTGtataaacctgggtcaatggaaacctgcctattATGTGTCAAGGGAAATCTCCCAGTCTGTGGGCATGAGTCAGACGGGTAGCTGTTGGTCGCGTTTTCCTGCTGTGTCATCAACTGACAGATTGCTATagcatatgatgtggttagcagAGACGTAAAATACCTGTCCAGGCATTGTAAGATCCGGCATGTGTCAGAAACATCTGGGCAGAGGAAATTACCCATTATCTCCACTTAGCTGATAGCCAATCGGACATCTACGACCTCAGACCAGGAAGTGGCCCATAGTAACCATAATAACAATAACCCCCACCTAAAAGCAAATACAACTGGTAGTAAAACGCCTATATTTACATAAATGACTTTAATGTGAGTTATAAATGGATGATATACTGTAGATGTGATTATGGTCAACACAATCTAATTCTCTATTGATTTAACTGAATACTGTCCATTGCGTCATGATCATTACTGATCCTCTTGTAGCTTTAACAGTGAGGTCATGTGTTTGTGTCCATGTCTGTCTATAGATGGACGCCCTCTGTATATTCTGCGACTCGGTCAAATGGATACCAAGGGTTTAGTACGCGCCTTGGGCGAGGAGTCCCTTCTGAGACAAGtgagtatgacacacacacacacacacacacacacatccagatgctgggtataaacacacacataaatacataaaCGCATACTATATGCAAATGCTCTCCCTTCCTCTCACCTCTTCACTCTCCCACAGGTCCTGTCCATCAACGAGGAAGGTCTGAGGCGCTGTGAAGAGAACACCAGAGTCTTTGGCCGACCCATCAGGTAGCTACCATTTCATACTCACTCCTCTTATGTCTCTCATCCCTGAATACAGTATGTCCAATAACCCTCCTGTCTCTATCTGTCAGCTGCTGGACGTGCCTGGTGGACCTGGAGGGGTTAAACATGCGTCACCTGTGGCGTCCGGGGGTTAAAGCCCTGCTGAGGATCATAGAGGTGGTGGAGGCTAACTACCCAGAGACCCTGGGATGTCTGCTCATTCTGAGGGCTCCACGGGTCTTCCCTGTGCTCTGGACCCTGGTGAGAGTTTTAACATCACACATTGTGGTGTACATTACATTGTacagtgctctctctctttctctccaactTGATCATATTCAGTTGTATTCAATTGCATGTGCAGAGCAAACATATGAGACGTCCTTTGACCCTGAGTGTTTGTGCTCTGTTCTCAGGTCAGTCCATTCATTGACGAGAACACCAGGAAGAAGTTCCTGGTGTATGCTGCGAATGACTACCAGGGGCCTGGAGGTCTGGTGGACTACATCGATAGAGAGGTCATCCCTGACTTCCTGGGAGGAGACTGCctggtgagtctgtctgtctggcagacCAGAGTCTCATCTGGCTGTTGTATACAGTACCCTTCTACATGCATATGAATTCATAATGGCTAATGCTGCTAGTACATAATATAGTTACCATTTTCCTAGCTGTGTGTGCTGATAGAACTTGGGGCTGATTGTGTCTGTTTCTTGTGTCGTCTGTCATGTCATATCCAGTGTGAGATCCCTGAAGGAGGTATGGTCCCCAAATCTCTGTACAGAACAGCAGAGACGCTGGAAAGTGAGGAGCTGCGGCTGTGGACAGACACCATCTACAAGACTGCCAGTGTCTTCAAGGGGGCCCCACATGAGGTAACCTGATCTAAACAGTAACTACAGTATGTGTTTTCCAGCTTCTCAGTTGACTGTGCTTAAACAGTGGGTTGAGTTGCTCCCCCTAGTGGAGAAATACAACACACCAGCAAAAAGCTGTAAAAACCTATTACAGTGATTTAATGATCTTTTGTCTGTACTTTTGTCCTACTGTGTTCACTCACTACCAATCCTGTTCCAGCTGCTGATTGAAATCTCTGAGCCCTCTTCTGTGATCACCTGGGACTTTGACGTGTGTAAAGGGGACGTCATCTTCAACATCTACCACTCCAGGAGGGCCCCCCAGCCCCCCAAGAGGGACGTCCAGGGGGCCCACGGCAGCATCGTGTCGCCAGCCACCAACAACATGCAGCTGATTGACAGATCCTGGATTCTGGGGCAAGACTACAGTATGGTGGAGACAGCACTTACCTgcaaggagggagagagtgttcAGGTAAGAGACTGAAACAGGCACCGTCACATCCACAGCTGGTACAGGTGGGTCTGATGATTGGTAGTACctcattttgatttgtgtaaGTGGGTGTGTTCAATTGGCTGTGTTTCTGAACGTTTCCGAATATATGTGTTCGTGATAACATGTACTGCTTtttatttgtatacatttttttaaccttttacttaactaggtaagtcagttaagaacaaattcttattttacaatgacggcctgccccggccaaacccagacgacgctgggccaattgtacgccaccctgtggtactcccaatcacggccggttgtgatacagcctggaaacgaaccagggtctgtagtgatgcctctagcactgagatgcagtgccttagaccgctgtgccaatCGGGAGCCCCCAAAAAACATGTTTCTGCCCAGTTTCGAACCGGGGACTtttcgcgtgtgaggcgaacgtgataaccactacactacggaaactaaCCACTAACCTCAGGGCTGAATCCTAAGACGTGAGTGTAACTGAAACATCCACTGATGTCAATGGGAGTTCTGTGCTGTGCTCATATCTGGCCTCTTCATCCCTAGGCAGTATCTCTGACCAGTGTTTCTGTTAGCTGGTAATTGCTGGCTTTCgatgttttttacattttgtttatatacactgctcaaaaaaataaagggaacacttaaacaacacaatgtaactccaagtcaatcacacttctgtgaaatcaaactgtccacttaggaagcaacactgattgacaatacatttcacatgctgttgtgtaaatggaatagacaacaggtggaaattataggcaattagcaagacacccccaataaaggagtggttctgcaggtggggaccacagaccacttctcagttcctatgcttcctggctgatgttttggtcacttttgaatgctggcggtgctttcactctagtggtagcatgagatggagtctacaacccacacaagtggctcaggtagtacagctcatccaggatggcacatcaatgcgagctgtggcaagaaggtttgctgtgtctgtcagcatagtgtccagagcacggaggcgctaccaagagacaggccagtacatcaggagacgtggaggagggcaacaacccagcagcaggaccgctacctccgcctttgtgcaaggaggagcaggagaagcactgccagagccctgcaaaatgacctccagcaggccacaaatgtgcacgtgtctgctcaaacggtcag
This genomic stretch from Salmo trutta chromosome 32, fSalTru1.1, whole genome shotgun sequence harbors:
- the LOC115171396 gene encoding SEC14-like protein 1; the encoded protein is MVQQYQSPVRVYKYPFELIMAAYVRRFPNCPLIPIFVDSEVVKEEHSDDGATVFIERRCKVEADAPRLFKRMAGVDYLYFIHKNTLDRRERALHIEVVNETFSNRVIVHEICNYTVHPENEEWTCFEQTASLDIKSFFGFENAAEKLAMKQYANSIKKGKEIIEYYLKELEDEGVTHVPRWSPPQAPPPTARLQLPLTSAPANAIPVPTAKETPSASPTDLPAGSPDDKLDADYIRRYLGDLTPLQESCLIRLRQWLQETHKGKIPKDQHVLRFLRARDFNLEKAREILCQSLTWRKQHQVDFLLDSWERPQLLHDYYTGGWHHHDRDGRPLYILRLGQMDTKGLVRALGEESLLRQVLSINEEGLRRCEENTRVFGRPISCWTCLVDLEGLNMRHLWRPGVKALLRIIEVVEANYPETLGCLLILRAPRVFPVLWTLVSPFIDENTRKKFLVYAANDYQGPGGLVDYIDREVIPDFLGGDCLCEIPEGGMVPKSLYRTAETLESEELRLWTDTIYKTASVFKGAPHELLIEISEPSSVITWDFDVCKGDVIFNIYHSRRAPQPPKRDVQGAHGSIVSPATNNMQLIDRSWILGQDYSMVETALTCKEGESVQGSHVTRWPGFYILQWRFHCSPACSTSSLPRVDDVLASLQVSSHKCKVMFYTEVLGSKDFRGSMTSLESSHSGFSQLSAATTTSSQSQSSSTVSR